Proteins from a genomic interval of Quercus lobata isolate SW786 chromosome 11, ValleyOak3.0 Primary Assembly, whole genome shotgun sequence:
- the LOC115967370 gene encoding probable polyamine transporter At3g13620, giving the protein MQQTSSKLPNMPQELSITSTTTTTTTTTVTNTKKLTLIPLIFLIYFEVAGGPYGEEPAVQAAGPLLTIIGFLVFPFIWSIPEALVTAELSTAYPGNGGFVIWAERAFGPFWGSLMGTWKFLSSVINIAAFPVLCIDYMKQIIPAIESGLPRYLALLCSTLGLSFLNYTGLTIVGYTSVVLAVVSLLPFIFMCLIALPKIKPHRWLSLEHKDVKKDWNLFFNTLFWNLNFWDNVSTFAGEVDQPQKTLPRALFITVIFTCLAYVFPLLAVIGALSVEPSEWGAGFMAQAAELIAGKWLKIFLEVGAMLAAIGPFEAQLSSSAFQLLGMADIGSLPQFFGLRSKWFNTPWVGILLSTSISLGVSYMNFTDIISSANFLYSLSMLLEFASFVWLRRKFPRLKRPFRVPMRLPLLVVMCLIPCGFLVVIMAIATKKVYLVSGIMTVAGIGWYYLMKLCKSRKWFQFNTGVEVVVEENDHERVAGHLLQIDTF; this is encoded by the coding sequence ccaccaccaccaccacaaccacagtCACAAACACAAAGAAGCTAACTTTGATACCTCTCATATTTCTTATCTACTTTGAAGTAGCAGGTGGGCCTTATGGAGAGGAGCCAGCAGTACAAGCAGCAGGACCCCTTTTAACTATCATTGGTTTCTTGGTGTTCCCTTTCATATGGAGTATCCCAGAAGCTCTTGTCACAGCTGAGCTCTCCACTGCTTATCCTGGCAATGGTGGCTTTGTTATATGGGCAGAGCGTGCCTTCGGCCCTTTCTGGGGTTCACTAATGGGAACATGGAAATTCCTCAGTAGCGTTATCAATATTGCTGCTTTCCCAGTTCTTTGCATAGACTATATGAAGCAAATAATCCCTGCTATTGAGTCTGGCTTGCCAAGGTACCTCGCACTTTTGTGTTCAACTTTAggcctttcttttcttaattaCACTGGTTTGACAATTGTTGGTTATACTTCTGTGGTACTTGCTGTGGTTTCACTTTTGCCATTTATATTCATGTGCTTGATTGCCCTCCCGAAGATCAAACCTCATAGGTGGCTCAGTTTGGAACATAAAGATGTTAAGAAAGATTGGAACTTGTTCTTTAACACCCTTTTTTGGAACTTAAATTTCTGGGACAATGTTAGTACTTTTGCGGGAGAAGTTGATCAGCCCCAGAAAACTCTTCCAAGGGCTCTTTTTATTACTGTGATTTTCACTTGTTTGGCTTACGTGTTTCCACTTTTGGCCGTCATTGGAGCTCTTTCTGTGGAGCCAAGTGAATGGGGAGCTGGGTTTATGGCCCAGGCTGCAGAATTGATTGCTGGGAAATGGTTGAAAATCTTTCTTGAAGTTGGTGCTATGTTAGCAGCAATTGGGCCTTTTGAAGCCCAATTAAGCAGTAGTGCTTTCCAACTTTTGGGCATGGCTGATATTGGATCTTTGCCTCAGTTTTTTGGACTAAGGTCTAAATGGTTCAACACCCCTTGGGTTGGAATATTGTTATCAACTTCTATTTCACTAGGGGTTTCATACATGAATTTCACTGACATTATATCCTCAGCCAATTTCTTGTATAGTTTGAGCATGTTGCTGGAGTTTGcttcatttgtttggttgaggagGAAGTTCCCAAGGTTGAAGCGGCCGTTCCGGGTCCCAATGAGGCTGCCATTGCTGGTGGTCATGTGCTTGATACCATGTGGATTTTTGGTAGTGATAATGGCTATTGCTACTAAGAAAGTTTATTTAGTGAGTGGTATAATGACAGTTGCTGGGATTGGATGGTACTACTTGATGAAACTTTGTAAGTCAAGGAAGTGGTTTCAATTCAACACTGGTGTTGAAGTTGTAGTAGAAGAAAATGACCACGAGAGGGTGGCAGGTCATTTATTACAAATTGACACCTTCTGA